The Aquicella siphonis DNA segment TTTTTTGGCCGCGTCTGTGAAACTGGTGGAAGCAATAATATTCAGGCCGCTTTCAGCCAGCATTTTTGCGCCCAGATCCGCATTGTTTCCCTCAAGCCGGACAACAACCGGCAGAGATGTCCCGATTTCCGCCACAGCACCGATAATGCCTTCCGCGATCAAATCTCCGCGCACGATACCGCCAAAAATATTGATGAGAATGGCTTTAACCTTTTTGTCCGACAGGATAATTTTGAAAGCTTCCGAAACGCGTTCCTTGGTCGCACCGCCGCCCACATCCAGAAAGTTGGCCGGGTTGCCGCCTTGCAGCTTGATCATATCCATAGTAGCCATGGCAAGACCCGCGCCGTTAACCATGCAACCGATATCGCCGTCAAGCGCGATGTAATTCAGTTCCCAGTCGCGCGCGTGATTCTCGCGTTCGTCTTCCTGTGAAGCATCGCGCATGGCGCGCAATTTCGGCTGCCGGTACAGCGCATTGTCGTCAATATTGATCTTCGCATCCAGACACAACAGATTGCCTTGCTTGGTGATCACAAGCGGATTGATTTCCAGCAGGCTCAGATCGCATTCAGTAAACATTTTGCCGAGTCCTGAGAGCAGATGAACAAACTGCTTGATTTGCTCTCCTTTTAAACCCAGGGCGAAAGCCAGTTTCCTTCCCTGGTACGGCATCATGCCCACCAGCGGATCCAATGTCACCGTTAGAATTTTT contains these protein-coding regions:
- the sucC gene encoding ADP-forming succinate--CoA ligase subunit beta, with protein sequence MNLHEYQAKQLLSEFGLPVSKGEVASSVEDALYIADKMKTSRWVVKAQVHAGGRGKAGGVKVVSTKDEVTEVTRSLLGKRLVTYQTTAEGQPVNQVLIEEPCDIEKELYLGAVIDRSTRRIVFMASTEGGVEIEKVAEKTPEKILTVTLDPLVGMMPYQGRKLAFALGLKGEQIKQFVHLLSGLGKMFTECDLSLLEINPLVITKQGNLLCLDAKINIDDNALYRQPKLRAMRDASQEDERENHARDWELNYIALDGDIGCMVNGAGLAMATMDMIKLQGGNPANFLDVGGGATKERVSEAFKIILSDKKVKAILINIFGGIVRGDLIAEGIIGAVAEIGTSLPVVVRLEGNNADLGAKMLAESGLNIIASTSFTDAAKKVVQAAANV